The following coding sequences are from one Epinephelus moara isolate mb chromosome 7, YSFRI_EMoa_1.0, whole genome shotgun sequence window:
- the frmpd4 gene encoding FERM and PDZ domain-containing protein 4 isoform X5: protein MDVFSFVKMPKLSGHRTKSSGWPPPSGTWSASQGPPNGWDMGTNREGRDCYINHVSQSSSLEEVRLDGDKFVPPAPRKVEMRRDPVLGFGFVAGSEKPVVVRSVTPGGPSEGKLIPGDEIIMINDEPVSSAPRERVIDLVRSCKESILLSVVQPYPSPKSAFISAAKKAKLKTNPVKVRFAEEVIINGQVPETVKDNSLLFMPNVLKVYLENGQTKSFKFDSSTSIKDVILTLQEKLSIKSIEHFSLMLEQRAEGSASKLMLLHEQEMLTQVTQRPGSHKMKCFFRITFVPKDPVDLLRRDAVAFEYLYVQSCNDVVLERFGSELKYDTALHLAALQMYILTINTKQSQKVSLKYIEKEWGLALFLPPAVLSSMKEKNIKKALTHILKTNQNLVPPGKKLTALQAKVHYLKYLSDLRLYGGRVFKSTLIQGEKHTEVTLLVGPKYGISHVINTKTNLVALLADFSHVNRIEMYTEDENRVRVELHVLDVKPITLLMESVDAMNLACLTAGYYRLLVDSRRSIFNVAKNTETSHAARVKQTYQAIECTYSTPHKGYEDRNNQRCSQEYSDQECEYLDHGRLEGQPVYITEIHQPQHTMHMSERAECCRIPCTQTYLNLPRPKPQDSSRSAKVSFIFGDPPLDSVNPQNLGYQRLMDEGPEILDNHSHMYRRLEEDYKMMDAIEDGDEYPYSTKIFGPGECIEEPLLHDICYAETTDDAEDEDDISCEEDMVMSDIDKPMLLSLSGSSDDIIDLTSLPPPPEGNDEEDNDVLLHSLNLAIAAPPPGFRDSSDEDEQQGAGTRAQGACNDIPVSLIDSVPTLGAEGHGEPLNDAVVSTLQALEALAASEEQSPAQSESSTGVEISRAFSPESSDSGNETNSSEMTESSELATAQRHSESHLRMHATMTEGYHTVNEEKAEASTSTDGGAGAMQYNPQEHQDEEAKSSAVASSQIFHSDGGEMEPETMEIKSVSEYFTKMHIGSVMSRQRGKQREAESRIQGETCESSDRSHMTSHDPAREEPPHLVGKYNAFTVRDSYYMNQLDLGRTHFKDRHQKWQQRVPANKMAENLSPECVNDSQASHADRLTVKGEKQDSDERSQQLNAHLQSPSKGSVLAEGDGASQDNEQQQIKIPPSEQDVTRLYECHMSKRMSSIQSEGVHSLQSSQCSSIDAGCSTGSSSCVTPMDSPLCATDNMHVLSESSLKGLSYVTAEEKAYGPQGQGRVGHPMDPTLLRKIHAATSAEPGFGITRDGSHRMPKIKETTACTQLKKVGEESSLALCNETSTTTTTTSPSSLRSSTEPSGLTQARPEPDPHALAFPSSGSSCDPKTSSLRKPRRDRMLRRSWSTIMPGSRSLEALLEKTKATLTRKSGGQNFQSQDPLKVQRIFSAKTLPKSLSQGSVASHSSDGRLQKGAALLLPESTAPRPDVGTWRCRGPFSHCFLRRKKNVDGVEEDRELPSRALFSISSVSFSRRENTVLKAAHKSEQINMAAATNDMSLKARLARVNSMKGKTYSLHTGFALARKDALEMVGVLRSSVGHLSRGENREVNEADMDTFSQLLFMQAKVLGRACSQMSAEYSSPEELLLTLTHSFHTLCCLTQACMSLVEGLSTERERREVVAKVDEVVMNYVCLLKAAEAASGSSPSDQSVNALTHHSATMSAIINALTHSLKTLLNK, encoded by the exons CCACAGGACCAAATCCTCAGGCTGGCCGCCCCCCTCAGGGACCTGGAGTGCTTCACAAGGACCCCCCaatggatgggacatgggcacCAATAGAGAGGGGCGTGACTGCTACATCAA CCACGTCTCCCAGAGCAGCTCCCTGGAGGAGGTTCGTCTGGACGGAGACAAGTTTGTGCCACCAGCGCCACGGAAGGTGGAGATGAGACGAGACCCAGTGCTTGGCTTTGGATTTGTGGCAGGCAGTGAGAAACCTGTGGTGGTCCGCTCAGTCACACCAG GGGGTCCATCAGAAGGCAAGCTGATCCCAGGAGACGAGATCATCATGATAAATGATGAGCCAGTCAGTTCGGCACCCAGGGAGAGGGTTATTGACCTTGTCAG GAGCTGCAAGGAGTCCATATTGTTGAGCGTTGTTCAGCCGTACCCA TCACCCAAATCGGCATTCATCAGCGCAGCCAAAAAGGCCAAGTTAAAGACTAATCCTGTTAAAGTTCGCTTCGCTGAAGAGGTCATCATCAATGGCCAGGTCCCC GAAACAGTGAAGGACAACTCCCTTCTCTTTATGCCAAATGTTCTGAAGGTGTACCTGGAGAACGGGCAAACTAAATCATTTAAATTTGACAGCAGCACATCCATTAAG GACGTCATCTTGACCCTGCAAGAGAAGCTATCCATTAAGAGCATCGAGCACTTCTCTCTGATGCTGGAGCAAAGAGCGGAGGGGTCTGCCAGCAAACTCATGCTCCTGCATGAGCAGGAGATGCTAACTCAG GTGACACAGAGGCCAGGGTCACACAAGATGAAGTGCTTTTTCCGCATCACGTTTGTCCCAAAGGATCCCGTGGACCTGCTTAGGAGAGACGCAGTAGCATTTGAGTACCTCTATGTTCAG AGCTGTAATGATGTGGTATTGGAGAGATTTGGGTCAGAGCTGAAATACGACACGGCGCTTCATCTGGCTGCCCTGCAAATGTATATTCTAACCATCAATACCAAGCAGTCCCAGAAAGTTTCCCTCAAGTATATTGA GAAGGAGTGGGGTCTGGCGTTGTTCCTGCCTCCTGCGGTGCTGTCTAGCATGAAAGAGAAGAACATCAAAAAAGCTCTCACTCACATCCTCAAAACCAACCAGAACCTGGTGCCGCCTGGTAAAAAG CTGACTGCCCTGCAGGCAAAGGTCCATTATCTGAAGTATCTCAGTGATTTGAGGCTGTATGGAGGACGGGTGTTTAAATCCACACTAATT CAAGGCGAGAAGCACACGGAAGTGACATTGCTGGTGGGGCCCAAATATGGCATCAGCCATGTGattaacaccaaaacaaacctgGTTGCACTTCTGGCCGATTTTAGCCACGTCAACCGCATTGAGATGTACACAGAAGATGAGAACAGGGTTAGAGTGGAACTACACGTTCTGGACGTAAAG CCCATCACTCTCTTAATGGAGTCTGTTGATGCAATGAATCTGGCCTGTTTGACTGCTGGCTACTACAGATTACTGGTGGACTCTCGGCGCTCCATCTTCAACGTGgccaaaaacacagaaacaa GCCATGCAGCAAGAGTGAAGCAGACCTACCAGGCCATCGAGTGTACATACAGCACACCCCATAAAGGATATGAAGACAGAAACAACCAGAGGTGCAGCCAAGAGTATTCTGACCAGGAGTGCGAATACCTCGACCACGGGAGATTGGAAGGCCAGCCAGTCTACATAACCGAGATCCACCAGCCCCAGCACACAATGCACATGTCAGAAAGAGCAGAGTGCTGCAGAATCCCTTGCACCCAAACTTACCTCAACCTCCCCAGGCCCAAACCCCAAGACTCCTCCAGGAGTGCAAAGGTCTCCTTCATATTTGGAGATCCTCCCTTAGACAGTGTAAACCCCCAAAATCTGGGCTACCAGAGACTGATGGACGAGGGCCCAGAGATTCTAGACAATCACAGCCACATGTATAGGCGTCTCGAAGAAGACTATAAGATGATGGATGCCATAGAAGACGGGGACGAATATCCGTACTCCACCAAAATTTTCGGTCCTGGTGAATGCATCGAGGAGCCGCTGCTGCACGATATTTGCTACGCAGAGACAACAGATGACGCAGAGGACGAGGACGACATCAGCTGTGAGGAGGACATGGTGATGAGTGACATTGACAAGCCCATGTTACTCTCACTCTCAGGGTCCAGCGATGACATCATCGACTtgacctccctccctcccccgcCGGAGGGTAATGACGAGGAGGACAATGACGTACTGCTGCACTCTCTTAACCTGGCCATCGCTGCTCCTCCTCCCGGCTTCAGGGACAGCTCGGACGAGGACGAGCAGCAAGGGGCTGGGACTCGGGCCCAGGGGGCTTGCAATGATATCCCAGTGTCTCTCATAGATTCAGTGCCCACTCTCGGCGCGGAGGGCCACGGGGAGCCTCTAAACGATGCAGTGGTGTCCACCTTACAGGCACTCGAGGCCCTCGCTGCATCTGAGGAACAGAGTCCAGCGCAGTCAGAGAGTAGCACAG GTGTAGAAATATCACGAGCATTTAGTCCTGAGTCCTCAGATTCTGGCAACGAGACAAATTCCTCTGAGATGACAGAGAGCTCCGAGCTGGCCACTGCTCAAAGACACTCAGAGAGCCACCTGAGGATGCACGCAACCATGACAGAAGGGTACCACACTGTGAACGAGGAAAAGGCAGAGGCCAGTACGTCTACTGATGGCGGCGCGGGAGCTATGCAGTACAACCCCCAGGAGCATCAGGATGAGGAGGCAAAGTCATCTGCTGTCGCCTCCTCCCAGATTTTTCACTCAGATGGCGGTGAGATGGAGCCAGAGACAATGGAAATTAAATCAGTCAGTGAATACTTCACTAAGATGCACATAGGCTCGGTAATGAGCAGGCAGAGAGGGAaacagagggaggcagagagcagAATCCAGGGAGAGACCTGTGAATCCTCTGACAGATCTCACATGACTTCTCACGACCCAGCTAGAGAGGAGCCCCCTCATCTTGTTGGGAAGTATAACGCTTTCACTGTGAGAGATTCCTACTACATGAATCAACTTGATCTGGGGCGAACTCACTTTAAAGATAGgcatcaaaaatggcagcagagAGTGCCCgcaaacaaaatggcagaaaatctctCTCCAGAATGTGTGAATGACTCACAGGCTTCCCACGCAGACAGGTTGACAGTCAAGGGAGAGAAACAGGACTCAGATGAAAGGAGCCAGCAGTTAAATGCCCATCTCCAATCTCCATCCAAAGGGTCCGTCCTTGCAGAAGGAGATGGCGCTTCACAGGACAATGAGCAGCAGCAAATTAAGATTCCGCCATCAGAGCAAGACGTCACAAGGTTATACGAATGCCACATGAGCAAGCGCATGTCATCGATACAGAGTGAAGGCGTTCATTCTCTGCAGAGCTCACAGTGTTCCTCTATAGATGCCGGTTGTAgcacaggcagcagcagctgcgTCACTCCCATGGATTCTCCCCTTTGTGCCACAGACAATATGCATGTACTGTCAGAGTCCTCGCTCAAGGGGCTGAGTTATGTTACTGCCGAGGAGAAAGCTTATGGGCCCCAAGGTCAGGGGAGGGTTGGCCATCCCATGGACCCCACCCTGCTGAGAAAGATCCATGCAGCTACTAGTGCCGAGCCCGGGTTCGGGATTACCCGGGATGGCAGTCACCGAATGCCCAAGATAAAAGAAACCACAG CTTGCACACAGCTGAAGAAGGTTGGGGAAGAGTCATCTTTAGCTCTCTGTAATGAGACCAGTACCACCACCACAACCACGTCACCATCATCATTAAGAAGTAGCACAGAGCCCAGCGGGCTAACACAGGCCAGACCCGAGCCCGACCCACATGCCCTGGCTTTCCCCTCAAGCGGATCTTCATGTGACCCTAAAACAAGCAGCCTCAGGAAGCCACGCAGGGATCGGAtgctcaggaggagctggagcacCATAATGCCAGGTTCCAGGAGCTTAGAAGCACTGTTAGAGAAGACCAAAGCCACACTTACAAGGAAGAGTGGTGGTCAGAATTTCCAGTCTCAAGATCCCCTTAAAGTGCAGAGGATATTCTCTGCCAAAACCCTGCCCAAGAGTTTGTCCCAGGGTTCAGTCGCCTCTCATTCATCTGATGGAAGGCTGCAAAAAGGAGCCGCCTTGTTGCTGCCAGAGTCAACAGCACCAAGACCGGATGTGGGTACGTGGAGGTGTCGTGGGCCGTTCAGTCACTGCTTCCTGCGGAGAAAGAAAAACGTTGATGGTGTTGAGGAAGATAGAGAGTTGCCCTCACGTGCTCTGTTCTCTATCAGCTCGGTTTCTTTCAGTCGCAGGGAAAACACAGTCTTGAAAGCTGCTCATAAATCTGAGCAGATCAACATGGCCGCAGCTACGAATGACATGAGCCTCAAAGCGAGGCTAGCTCGTGTAAATTCAATGAAGGGAAAAACCTACAGCCTTCATACAGGGTTCGCACTTGCACGCAAGGATGCCTTAGAGATGGTCGGCGTGTTGCGTTCCAGCGTCGGCCACTTGTCCAGAGGTGAGAATCGTGAGGTCAACGAGGCTGACATGGATACGTTCTCCCAGCTGCTTTTCATGCAGGCCAAAGTGCTGGGCAGGGCCTGCAGTCAGATGAGTGCAGAGTACAGCAGCCCAGAGGAGTTACTGCTCACTCTGACGCACAGCTTCCACACACTCTGCTGCCTGACGCAAGCCTGCATGTCACTCGTGGAAGGCCTGAGCACCGAGAGAGAGCGGCGCGAGGTGGTAGCCAAGGTGGATGAGGTCGTCATGAACTATGTGTGTCTGCTGAAAGCTGCGGAGGCAGCTTCGGGAAGCTCCCCCAGTGACCAAAGTGTGAATGCATTGACACATCACTCTGCCACCATGTCTGCTATTATAAACGCACTAACTCACTCACTGAAAACACTGCTCAACAAATAA
- the frmpd4 gene encoding FERM and PDZ domain-containing protein 4 isoform X2: MEIDKTGKNEICVSSSLDRNQEQQSHRTKSSGWPPPSGTWSASQGPPNGWDMGTNREGRDCYINHVSQSSSLEEVRLDGDKFVPPAPRKVEMRRDPVLGFGFVAGSEKPVVVRSVTPGGPSEGKLIPGDEIIMINDEPVSSAPRERVIDLVRSCKESILLSVVQPYPSPKSAFISAAKKAKLKTNPVKVRFAEEVIINGQVPETVKDNSLLFMPNVLKVYLENGQTKSFKFDSSTSIKDVILTLQEKLSIKSIEHFSLMLEQRAEGSASKLMLLHEQEMLTQVTQRPGSHKMKCFFRITFVPKDPVDLLRRDAVAFEYLYVQSCNDVVLERFGSELKYDTALHLAALQMYILTINTKQSQKVSLKYIEKEWGLALFLPPAVLSSMKEKNIKKALTHILKTNQNLVPPGKKLTALQAKVHYLKYLSDLRLYGGRVFKSTLIQGEKHTEVTLLVGPKYGISHVINTKTNLVALLADFSHVNRIEMYTEDENRVRVELHVLDVKPITLLMESVDAMNLACLTAGYYRLLVDSRRSIFNVAKNTETSHAARVKQTYQAIECTYSTPHKGYEDRNNQRCSQEYSDQECEYLDHGRLEGQPVYITEIHQPQHTMHMSERAECCRIPCTQTYLNLPRPKPQDSSRSAKVSFIFGDPPLDSVNPQNLGYQRLMDEGPEILDNHSHMYRRLEEDYKMMDAIEDGDEYPYSTKIFGPGECIEEPLLHDICYAETTDDAEDEDDISCEEDMVMSDIDKPMLLSLSGSSDDIIDLTSLPPPPEGNDEEDNDVLLHSLNLAIAAPPPGFRDSSDEDEQQGAGTRAQGACNDIPVSLIDSVPTLGAEGHGEPLNDAVVSTLQALEALAASEEQSPAQSESSTGVEISRAFSPESSDSGNETNSSEMTESSELATAQRHSESHLRMHATMTEGYHTVNEEKAEASTSTDGGAGAMQYNPQEHQDEEAKSSAVASSQIFHSDGGEMEPETMEIKSVSEYFTKMHIGSVMSRQRGKQREAESRIQGETCESSDRSHMTSHDPAREEPPHLVGKYNAFTVRDSYYMNQLDLGRTHFKDRHQKWQQRVPANKMAENLSPECVNDSQASHADRLTVKGEKQDSDERSQQLNAHLQSPSKGSVLAEGDGASQDNEQQQIKIPPSEQDVTRLYECHMSKRMSSIQSEGVHSLQSSQCSSIDAGCSTGSSSCVTPMDSPLCATDNMHVLSESSLKGLSYVTAEEKAYGPQGQGRVGHPMDPTLLRKIHAATSAEPGFGITRDGSHRMPKIKETTACTQLKKVGEESSLALCNETSTTTTTTSPSSLRSSTEPSGLTQARPEPDPHALAFPSSGSSCDPKTSSLRKPRRDRMLRRSWSTIMPGSRSLEALLEKTKATLTRKSGGQNFQSQDPLKVQRIFSAKTLPKSLSQGSVASHSSDGRLQKGAALLLPESTAPRPDVGTWRCRGPFSHCFLRRKKNVDGVEEDRELPSRALFSISSVSFSRRENTVLKAAHKSEQINMAAATNDMSLKARLARVNSMKGKTYSLHTGFALARKDALEMVGVLRSSVGHLSRGENREVNEADMDTFSQLLFMQAKVLGRACSQMSAEYSSPEELLLTLTHSFHTLCCLTQACMSLVEGLSTERERREVVAKVDEVVMNYVCLLKAAEAASGSSPSDQSVNALTHHSATMSAIINALTHSLKTLLNK, from the exons CCACAGGACCAAATCCTCAGGCTGGCCGCCCCCCTCAGGGACCTGGAGTGCTTCACAAGGACCCCCCaatggatgggacatgggcacCAATAGAGAGGGGCGTGACTGCTACATCAA CCACGTCTCCCAGAGCAGCTCCCTGGAGGAGGTTCGTCTGGACGGAGACAAGTTTGTGCCACCAGCGCCACGGAAGGTGGAGATGAGACGAGACCCAGTGCTTGGCTTTGGATTTGTGGCAGGCAGTGAGAAACCTGTGGTGGTCCGCTCAGTCACACCAG GGGGTCCATCAGAAGGCAAGCTGATCCCAGGAGACGAGATCATCATGATAAATGATGAGCCAGTCAGTTCGGCACCCAGGGAGAGGGTTATTGACCTTGTCAG GAGCTGCAAGGAGTCCATATTGTTGAGCGTTGTTCAGCCGTACCCA TCACCCAAATCGGCATTCATCAGCGCAGCCAAAAAGGCCAAGTTAAAGACTAATCCTGTTAAAGTTCGCTTCGCTGAAGAGGTCATCATCAATGGCCAGGTCCCC GAAACAGTGAAGGACAACTCCCTTCTCTTTATGCCAAATGTTCTGAAGGTGTACCTGGAGAACGGGCAAACTAAATCATTTAAATTTGACAGCAGCACATCCATTAAG GACGTCATCTTGACCCTGCAAGAGAAGCTATCCATTAAGAGCATCGAGCACTTCTCTCTGATGCTGGAGCAAAGAGCGGAGGGGTCTGCCAGCAAACTCATGCTCCTGCATGAGCAGGAGATGCTAACTCAG GTGACACAGAGGCCAGGGTCACACAAGATGAAGTGCTTTTTCCGCATCACGTTTGTCCCAAAGGATCCCGTGGACCTGCTTAGGAGAGACGCAGTAGCATTTGAGTACCTCTATGTTCAG AGCTGTAATGATGTGGTATTGGAGAGATTTGGGTCAGAGCTGAAATACGACACGGCGCTTCATCTGGCTGCCCTGCAAATGTATATTCTAACCATCAATACCAAGCAGTCCCAGAAAGTTTCCCTCAAGTATATTGA GAAGGAGTGGGGTCTGGCGTTGTTCCTGCCTCCTGCGGTGCTGTCTAGCATGAAAGAGAAGAACATCAAAAAAGCTCTCACTCACATCCTCAAAACCAACCAGAACCTGGTGCCGCCTGGTAAAAAG CTGACTGCCCTGCAGGCAAAGGTCCATTATCTGAAGTATCTCAGTGATTTGAGGCTGTATGGAGGACGGGTGTTTAAATCCACACTAATT CAAGGCGAGAAGCACACGGAAGTGACATTGCTGGTGGGGCCCAAATATGGCATCAGCCATGTGattaacaccaaaacaaacctgGTTGCACTTCTGGCCGATTTTAGCCACGTCAACCGCATTGAGATGTACACAGAAGATGAGAACAGGGTTAGAGTGGAACTACACGTTCTGGACGTAAAG CCCATCACTCTCTTAATGGAGTCTGTTGATGCAATGAATCTGGCCTGTTTGACTGCTGGCTACTACAGATTACTGGTGGACTCTCGGCGCTCCATCTTCAACGTGgccaaaaacacagaaacaa GCCATGCAGCAAGAGTGAAGCAGACCTACCAGGCCATCGAGTGTACATACAGCACACCCCATAAAGGATATGAAGACAGAAACAACCAGAGGTGCAGCCAAGAGTATTCTGACCAGGAGTGCGAATACCTCGACCACGGGAGATTGGAAGGCCAGCCAGTCTACATAACCGAGATCCACCAGCCCCAGCACACAATGCACATGTCAGAAAGAGCAGAGTGCTGCAGAATCCCTTGCACCCAAACTTACCTCAACCTCCCCAGGCCCAAACCCCAAGACTCCTCCAGGAGTGCAAAGGTCTCCTTCATATTTGGAGATCCTCCCTTAGACAGTGTAAACCCCCAAAATCTGGGCTACCAGAGACTGATGGACGAGGGCCCAGAGATTCTAGACAATCACAGCCACATGTATAGGCGTCTCGAAGAAGACTATAAGATGATGGATGCCATAGAAGACGGGGACGAATATCCGTACTCCACCAAAATTTTCGGTCCTGGTGAATGCATCGAGGAGCCGCTGCTGCACGATATTTGCTACGCAGAGACAACAGATGACGCAGAGGACGAGGACGACATCAGCTGTGAGGAGGACATGGTGATGAGTGACATTGACAAGCCCATGTTACTCTCACTCTCAGGGTCCAGCGATGACATCATCGACTtgacctccctccctcccccgcCGGAGGGTAATGACGAGGAGGACAATGACGTACTGCTGCACTCTCTTAACCTGGCCATCGCTGCTCCTCCTCCCGGCTTCAGGGACAGCTCGGACGAGGACGAGCAGCAAGGGGCTGGGACTCGGGCCCAGGGGGCTTGCAATGATATCCCAGTGTCTCTCATAGATTCAGTGCCCACTCTCGGCGCGGAGGGCCACGGGGAGCCTCTAAACGATGCAGTGGTGTCCACCTTACAGGCACTCGAGGCCCTCGCTGCATCTGAGGAACAGAGTCCAGCGCAGTCAGAGAGTAGCACAG GTGTAGAAATATCACGAGCATTTAGTCCTGAGTCCTCAGATTCTGGCAACGAGACAAATTCCTCTGAGATGACAGAGAGCTCCGAGCTGGCCACTGCTCAAAGACACTCAGAGAGCCACCTGAGGATGCACGCAACCATGACAGAAGGGTACCACACTGTGAACGAGGAAAAGGCAGAGGCCAGTACGTCTACTGATGGCGGCGCGGGAGCTATGCAGTACAACCCCCAGGAGCATCAGGATGAGGAGGCAAAGTCATCTGCTGTCGCCTCCTCCCAGATTTTTCACTCAGATGGCGGTGAGATGGAGCCAGAGACAATGGAAATTAAATCAGTCAGTGAATACTTCACTAAGATGCACATAGGCTCGGTAATGAGCAGGCAGAGAGGGAaacagagggaggcagagagcagAATCCAGGGAGAGACCTGTGAATCCTCTGACAGATCTCACATGACTTCTCACGACCCAGCTAGAGAGGAGCCCCCTCATCTTGTTGGGAAGTATAACGCTTTCACTGTGAGAGATTCCTACTACATGAATCAACTTGATCTGGGGCGAACTCACTTTAAAGATAGgcatcaaaaatggcagcagagAGTGCCCgcaaacaaaatggcagaaaatctctCTCCAGAATGTGTGAATGACTCACAGGCTTCCCACGCAGACAGGTTGACAGTCAAGGGAGAGAAACAGGACTCAGATGAAAGGAGCCAGCAGTTAAATGCCCATCTCCAATCTCCATCCAAAGGGTCCGTCCTTGCAGAAGGAGATGGCGCTTCACAGGACAATGAGCAGCAGCAAATTAAGATTCCGCCATCAGAGCAAGACGTCACAAGGTTATACGAATGCCACATGAGCAAGCGCATGTCATCGATACAGAGTGAAGGCGTTCATTCTCTGCAGAGCTCACAGTGTTCCTCTATAGATGCCGGTTGTAgcacaggcagcagcagctgcgTCACTCCCATGGATTCTCCCCTTTGTGCCACAGACAATATGCATGTACTGTCAGAGTCCTCGCTCAAGGGGCTGAGTTATGTTACTGCCGAGGAGAAAGCTTATGGGCCCCAAGGTCAGGGGAGGGTTGGCCATCCCATGGACCCCACCCTGCTGAGAAAGATCCATGCAGCTACTAGTGCCGAGCCCGGGTTCGGGATTACCCGGGATGGCAGTCACCGAATGCCCAAGATAAAAGAAACCACAG CTTGCACACAGCTGAAGAAGGTTGGGGAAGAGTCATCTTTAGCTCTCTGTAATGAGACCAGTACCACCACCACAACCACGTCACCATCATCATTAAGAAGTAGCACAGAGCCCAGCGGGCTAACACAGGCCAGACCCGAGCCCGACCCACATGCCCTGGCTTTCCCCTCAAGCGGATCTTCATGTGACCCTAAAACAAGCAGCCTCAGGAAGCCACGCAGGGATCGGAtgctcaggaggagctggagcacCATAATGCCAGGTTCCAGGAGCTTAGAAGCACTGTTAGAGAAGACCAAAGCCACACTTACAAGGAAGAGTGGTGGTCAGAATTTCCAGTCTCAAGATCCCCTTAAAGTGCAGAGGATATTCTCTGCCAAAACCCTGCCCAAGAGTTTGTCCCAGGGTTCAGTCGCCTCTCATTCATCTGATGGAAGGCTGCAAAAAGGAGCCGCCTTGTTGCTGCCAGAGTCAACAGCACCAAGACCGGATGTGGGTACGTGGAGGTGTCGTGGGCCGTTCAGTCACTGCTTCCTGCGGAGAAAGAAAAACGTTGATGGTGTTGAGGAAGATAGAGAGTTGCCCTCACGTGCTCTGTTCTCTATCAGCTCGGTTTCTTTCAGTCGCAGGGAAAACACAGTCTTGAAAGCTGCTCATAAATCTGAGCAGATCAACATGGCCGCAGCTACGAATGACATGAGCCTCAAAGCGAGGCTAGCTCGTGTAAATTCAATGAAGGGAAAAACCTACAGCCTTCATACAGGGTTCGCACTTGCACGCAAGGATGCCTTAGAGATGGTCGGCGTGTTGCGTTCCAGCGTCGGCCACTTGTCCAGAGGTGAGAATCGTGAGGTCAACGAGGCTGACATGGATACGTTCTCCCAGCTGCTTTTCATGCAGGCCAAAGTGCTGGGCAGGGCCTGCAGTCAGATGAGTGCAGAGTACAGCAGCCCAGAGGAGTTACTGCTCACTCTGACGCACAGCTTCCACACACTCTGCTGCCTGACGCAAGCCTGCATGTCACTCGTGGAAGGCCTGAGCACCGAGAGAGAGCGGCGCGAGGTGGTAGCCAAGGTGGATGAGGTCGTCATGAACTATGTGTGTCTGCTGAAAGCTGCGGAGGCAGCTTCGGGAAGCTCCCCCAGTGACCAAAGTGTGAATGCATTGACACATCACTCTGCCACCATGTCTGCTATTATAAACGCACTAACTCACTCACTGAAAACACTGCTCAACAAATAA